One window from the genome of Dyella sp. A6 encodes:
- a CDS encoding PsiF family protein → MTMRLSLLAASAVLALATVSAHAAPTGKKLTAQQQRMAECSHQSKGKKGAEHKAFMSACLKGKSMSSTAHSKMAATSSSKKMAQREKMKACNVEAKTKSLKGAARKTFMSSCLKGH, encoded by the coding sequence CAGCGCCGTACTGGCGCTCGCCACCGTCTCTGCCCATGCGGCGCCGACCGGCAAGAAACTCACTGCGCAACAGCAGCGTATGGCCGAATGCAGCCACCAGTCCAAGGGCAAGAAGGGTGCCGAGCACAAGGCATTCATGAGCGCCTGTCTGAAGGGCAAGAGCATGAGCAGCACGGCTCACTCGAAAATGGCTGCCACCAGCAGCAGCAAGAAAATGGCGCAGCGCGAGAAGATGAAGGCCTGTAATGTCGAGGCCAAGACCAAGTCGCTGAAGGGCGCCGCGCGCAAGACCTTCATGAGCAGCTGCCTCAAGGGGCACTGA